From Amphiprion ocellaris isolate individual 3 ecotype Okinawa chromosome 10, ASM2253959v1, whole genome shotgun sequence, one genomic window encodes:
- the camk2n1a gene encoding calcium/calmodulin-dependent protein kinase II inhibitor 1a, which produces MSEVLPYNEGKMNGYGADSEVSQMSFSCGLQDTSAFFAASQAKRPPKLGQIGRAKRVVIEDDRIDEVLKGMTDKSSPGV; this is translated from the exons ATGTCCGAGGTGCTGCCATATAACGAGGGGAAGATGAACGGCTACGGGGCGGACAGCGAGGTCAGTCAGATGTCCTTTAGCTGCGGACTGCAGGACACAAGCGCCTTTTTCGCTGCGTCGCAGGCGAAAAGACCCCCAAAGCTTGGACAGATCGGCAGAGCCAAGCGAG tGGTCATCGAGGACGACCGAATAGATGAGGTCCTGAAGGGGATGACGGACAAGTCTTCACCCGGCGTTTAA